A genomic window from Candidatus Pelagisphaera phototrophica includes:
- a CDS encoding ParA family protein: MACKVFTIANQKGGVGKTTTAVNLSAALGDQGVETLLIDLDPQANATSGLGFEKEEGRSVYAAIMEDGDAAEMIIKTGRKRLSLLPSEVDLAAAEIELSQKENYLGQLTLAIQPIIDSGKYQAIIIDCPPALGMLSMNSLASADYLLVALQCEYLALEGLGQILSVVDRLHEAGVNDRLQIGGIIMTMFDIRTKLSREVVEEVRTNLPDQVFDTVIPRTVRISEAPSFGQTIFEYDKLNPGSMAYRNLAKELIKRFDLK, encoded by the coding sequence ATGGCGTGCAAAGTATTTACGATTGCGAATCAAAAAGGGGGTGTCGGCAAGACCACTACGGCCGTTAATTTGTCCGCTGCCCTGGGGGATCAAGGCGTTGAGACGCTTCTAATTGACCTGGATCCGCAAGCGAACGCCACCAGCGGTCTGGGCTTCGAGAAGGAGGAAGGTCGCAGTGTTTATGCCGCTATCATGGAGGACGGTGACGCGGCGGAAATGATCATTAAGACGGGCCGCAAGCGGCTGAGCTTGTTGCCCTCCGAAGTCGATCTAGCGGCGGCGGAAATCGAGCTTTCCCAGAAAGAGAACTATCTCGGCCAGCTAACGCTCGCTATCCAGCCGATCATCGATTCCGGAAAATACCAAGCGATCATCATCGACTGCCCCCCTGCCCTCGGGATGCTCTCGATGAACAGTCTCGCTTCCGCGGACTACCTACTGGTGGCCTTGCAGTGCGAGTACCTCGCCCTCGAAGGCTTGGGCCAGATTTTGAGCGTGGTCGACCGGCTACATGAAGCGGGGGTCAATGATCGCCTTCAAATTGGCGGAATCATCATGACCATGTTCGACATTCGAACCAAACTTTCGCGGGAGGTCGTAGAGGAGGTTCGCACAAACTTGCCGGACCAGGTTTTTGATACGGTAATTCCTCGCACTGTCCGCATCAGTGAAGCCCCTTCCTTTGGGCAAACCATCTTTGAATACGACAAGCTGAATCCGGGCTCGATGGCATACCGGAATCTGGCCAAGGAACTAATCAAACGGTTCGATTTGAAATAG
- a CDS encoding VPDSG-CTERM sorting domain-containing protein, producing MGAPQEIGYLDTSVFIHSEINDLSGSGTDVAIYDDMVSLVYLLGLTDDGIIFEGPNATFDGHTKGFIDSDSEEQAQWVAFGFDICDIVTDCVGSDSDVMMGYSSLPAHPIYQERKEDGFDDTGAFLVRATSVPDTGSSAVPDTGSTAALFGVGVAALAFARRRLG from the coding sequence ATGGGAGCACCCCAAGAAATCGGGTATCTGGATACGAGCGTTTTCATACACTCAGAGATTAATGATTTGTCAGGATCTGGTACTGACGTAGCGATCTATGATGATATGGTTTCATTGGTTTACCTTTTGGGTTTGACTGATGATGGCATTATATTCGAAGGCCCAAATGCCACTTTTGATGGCCACACAAAAGGCTTCATAGACAGTGACAGTGAGGAGCAAGCGCAGTGGGTGGCTTTCGGCTTTGATATATGTGATATTGTAACTGATTGCGTAGGGAGTGATAGCGATGTTATGATGGGATATTCATCCTTACCCGCACATCCAATTTATCAAGAACGTAAGGAAGATGGCTTCGACGATACTGGAGCATTTCTCGTCCGTGCAACCTCCGTCCCAGACACAGGCTCATCAGCCGTCCCCGACACAGGGTCCACAGCAGCGCTTTTTGGAGTGGGTGTTGCGGCCCTAGCCTTTGCTAGGCGCAGGCTGGGATAA
- a CDS encoding DUF2256 domain-containing protein, which yields MSKTRSKFNFPSKVCPVCQRPFNWRKKWERCWEEVVYCSKRCSRNRKER from the coding sequence ATGAGTAAAACCCGAAGCAAGTTCAATTTCCCAAGTAAGGTTTGTCCCGTTTGCCAAAGGCCTTTCAACTGGCGGAAGAAATGGGAACGATGCTGGGAAGAGGTCGTCTATTGCTCAAAGAGATGTAGCCGAAATCGGAAGGAAAGATAA
- a CDS encoding TIGR03643 family protein yields the protein MKKRGDRPLTKVKNPEPNVNDPSWIIWAAWADRITFEEIEKRTGKTESEVIKIMRGALKLNSFKLWRKRVSEKALKHGKKFKYSRKEITNKSLKDEFSD from the coding sequence GTGAAAAAACGAGGCGACAGACCTTTAACGAAGGTAAAAAATCCAGAACCGAATGTAAATGATCCAAGTTGGATCATTTGGGCAGCTTGGGCCGATCGGATCACGTTTGAGGAAATAGAAAAAAGAACTGGAAAAACAGAATCTGAAGTTATTAAAATTATGCGAGGAGCTCTTAAGCTTAACTCATTCAAATTATGGAGAAAAAGAGTTAGTGAAAAAGCTCTAAAGCATGGTAAAAAATTTAAGTATTCTAGAAAAGAAATAACGAATAAGAGCCTAAAAGATGAATTCAGTGATTAG
- a CDS encoding putative quinol monooxygenase, which translates to MRRSLWVKEVFGMVNVIASIRVKKDQRADFITIFKSNIPAVLEEEGCIRYAPAVDIDADLPGQSLDENVVTVIEKWSTLEDLKAHLVAPHMLAFRERVEGMVEDVNLKVLESA; encoded by the coding sequence TTGCGTAGATCTCTCTGGGTCAAAGAAGTATTCGGGATGGTAAATGTCATTGCATCGATCCGAGTGAAAAAGGACCAGAGGGCCGACTTCATAACAATATTCAAATCGAATATTCCAGCCGTTTTGGAAGAAGAAGGCTGTATCCGATACGCGCCAGCCGTAGATATTGATGCTGATCTTCCGGGGCAGAGTCTGGACGAAAACGTAGTCACCGTTATTGAAAAGTGGAGCACGCTAGAGGATCTGAAAGCGCATTTGGTAGCGCCGCATATGCTGGCTTTTCGGGAGCGGGTCGAAGGCATGGTCGAAGACGTCAATTTGAAAGTGCTCGAGAGCGCTTAA
- a CDS encoding serine hydrolase domain-containing protein: MILRFLILSILLFLPLVAQTPSGQRSPQLAKASSRSVGMSSERLAHIDKMAEEAIVNEEIPGLVALVSRRGKVVYHKAFGTANIESDRKMESNDIFRIASQTKAITSTALMMLWEEGSFKLDDPVSKYIPEFSNPELLDTYNESDGSYTTTPAKNEIRIRHLLTHSSGLGYGLIDRNEGIKAIYREAGIVDAWTTYPILLAHNIKTLATLPLVFEPGERYRYSLGLDVAGYLIEVLSGMPFDLFLKERLFEPLGMDDTYFYLTDDKAHRLVAAHEGKNEQWIKFNGVEGYYDADFPVKGAKTYFSGGAGLSSTALDYATFLQMYLNGGEINGIRFLSRTTIDTIMANQIDMGSDTSYHGLAFSVLDGRGVAKGGLGSEGTFNWGGYFNSQYFADPEEQVIGIILKQTRNTINPDTTGWKFRRLVFQAIDD, translated from the coding sequence ATGATACTTCGTTTTCTAATCCTTTCGATTCTATTATTCCTCCCCCTGGTTGCCCAGACGCCGTCTGGTCAAAGATCGCCGCAGCTAGCTAAGGCCTCCTCGCGATCCGTTGGGATGTCATCGGAACGGCTCGCCCACATCGACAAGATGGCCGAAGAAGCGATTGTTAACGAGGAGATACCAGGACTGGTGGCGCTGGTCTCGCGTAGGGGAAAGGTCGTATATCATAAAGCATTTGGAACGGCGAATATTGAATCGGACCGAAAGATGGAAAGTAACGACATCTTCCGAATCGCGTCCCAAACCAAAGCGATTACCTCAACCGCGCTCATGATGCTGTGGGAAGAGGGGAGTTTCAAACTGGACGACCCAGTTTCGAAGTACATACCAGAGTTTAGTAATCCCGAATTATTAGATACTTACAACGAGTCAGATGGAAGTTACACCACCACCCCGGCCAAGAACGAAATTCGGATACGCCATTTGCTCACGCACAGCTCTGGATTGGGGTACGGTCTGATCGACCGCAACGAGGGGATCAAAGCGATCTACAGGGAAGCGGGCATCGTGGATGCCTGGACGACATATCCGATTCTCTTGGCCCACAATATCAAAACGCTGGCGACACTACCTTTGGTGTTCGAACCGGGTGAAAGGTACCGGTATTCACTCGGATTGGATGTAGCGGGCTACTTGATCGAGGTGCTTTCCGGAATGCCCTTCGACCTGTTTCTGAAAGAACGCCTTTTCGAGCCGCTAGGAATGGACGATACATACTTCTATCTTACCGATGACAAGGCTCATCGTCTAGTGGCGGCCCACGAGGGCAAAAACGAACAGTGGATTAAGTTCAATGGTGTAGAAGGCTATTACGATGCCGACTTCCCAGTGAAAGGTGCAAAGACCTACTTTAGCGGAGGAGCCGGCTTGTCTAGTACGGCCCTCGATTACGCCACCTTTTTGCAGATGTATTTGAATGGTGGGGAAATCAATGGAATCCGTTTTCTCAGCCGGACTACCATCGATACCATTATGGCTAACCAAATCGACATGGGGAGTGACACCAGCTACCATGGTCTGGCATTCAGTGTGCTTGATGGACGCGGTGTTGCAAAGGGCGGACTCGGTAGCGAGGGCACTTTCAATTGGGGCGGCTATTTCAATTCCCAGTACTTTGCAGATCCTGAAGAACAAGTAATCGGGATCATTCTCAAACAGACGAGAAATACGATTAACCCCGATACGACGGGTTGGAAATTCCGTCGACTGGTGTTCCAGGCGATTGATGATTAG
- a CDS encoding helix-turn-helix transcriptional regulator, with product MSLPRIHSLKRPAIERMLLIHKALQRGGFPNCSQLAAELEVSTKTISRDIDFMRDRMLMPIEYEASEHGYCYTHEVESLPTIDISEGELLALSVAQKALDHYKGTPFEKPLANAFNKLSASLPDTITANLTELSDTISFKHGQLSKLDEDTLKIAIKSALEKRVLRFHYKKPGEGSLEKRVVNPYHITNYLGKWYLLAWDHARKAMRTFLLARAFQLEFGKETFEVPLEFSVDDYLWTSFGIWSPTGNHKVAIRIQPGLAEYVSENIWHPSQKIESNDNGSVIVHFKLGGLEEVARWILSWGNQAEALAPKTLRSLLKHQAKSIVDLYS from the coding sequence GTGTCATTGCCTCGCATTCACAGTCTTAAGCGTCCTGCCATTGAGAGAATGCTGCTCATCCACAAAGCACTGCAGCGAGGCGGGTTCCCCAATTGCAGCCAGTTGGCAGCCGAGCTGGAAGTGAGTACCAAGACGATCAGCCGCGATATCGATTTCATGCGGGACCGGATGCTGATGCCTATCGAGTATGAAGCCTCGGAACACGGGTATTGCTACACGCACGAAGTTGAAAGCCTCCCGACAATCGATATCTCCGAAGGGGAACTGCTGGCCTTGAGCGTCGCCCAAAAAGCGTTGGACCACTATAAGGGAACCCCCTTTGAGAAGCCGTTGGCCAACGCTTTCAACAAACTCTCCGCCAGCCTGCCCGATACCATAACCGCCAATTTAACCGAACTCAGCGATACGATTTCGTTCAAGCACGGTCAACTTTCCAAACTGGATGAAGATACTTTGAAAATTGCAATAAAAAGTGCTTTGGAGAAACGCGTATTGAGATTTCATTACAAAAAGCCCGGGGAAGGATCCCTCGAAAAGAGAGTCGTAAATCCCTACCATATTACCAACTACCTAGGGAAATGGTATCTCCTTGCGTGGGACCATGCTCGCAAAGCGATGCGTACCTTCCTGTTGGCCCGGGCCTTCCAATTAGAGTTCGGCAAAGAGACCTTCGAGGTTCCGCTCGAATTCTCCGTCGACGACTATCTCTGGACTAGTTTTGGAATTTGGTCGCCAACCGGAAATCACAAAGTGGCGATCCGTATTCAGCCGGGCCTCGCGGAATATGTATCGGAGAACATCTGGCACCCTTCGCAGAAGATTGAATCCAACGACAACGGCAGCGTAATCGTCCATTTCAAATTAGGCGGCCTTGAGGAAGTCGCTCGATGGATCCTAAGCTGGGGCAATCAAGCCGAAGCACTAGCACCCAAAACTCTACGCTCCCTACTCAAGCACCAAGCCAAGTCTATTGTCGATCTGTACTCGTAG
- a CDS encoding rhomboid family intramembrane serine protease encodes MLRSLGTANSQNEIAEEGDFVVIGTYKSVRLAHEAGLAVLAAGHHYWVYPVEDLYALAVLPKHAETLRREVDIAQLKNRFWPPVSIDLPNHSTRKTPTVIFAMSLLGMFTAQKAIPGLKDVGMNSSEGVFQNGEWWRIVTAITVHADLAHLAGNLLGIALFTYLCCRYMGNGLAWFLIVLVASFANLTNGYIRLGEPFFSLGASTAVFAALGLLAGFPVGTFLKTRDPMQNRDWLIPFFGGCILFAWMGGGEFPTDVMGHVLSFAFGTVLAIGIAGTSIPSKLNALHQKALLLTSWGLIVFSWWLALL; translated from the coding sequence ATGCTGCGGAGCTTGGGCACGGCAAATTCGCAGAATGAGATAGCGGAGGAGGGTGATTTTGTTGTCATCGGAACCTACAAATCCGTCCGTCTGGCCCATGAAGCGGGCCTGGCGGTTCTCGCTGCGGGGCACCACTATTGGGTCTATCCGGTCGAGGACCTATATGCCTTAGCGGTATTGCCGAAGCACGCTGAGACATTACGGCGCGAGGTCGACATTGCTCAGTTGAAGAATCGATTTTGGCCACCCGTTTCGATTGATCTTCCCAATCATTCCACCCGAAAAACGCCTACGGTCATTTTCGCCATGTCCTTACTGGGCATGTTTACCGCCCAAAAAGCGATTCCGGGATTAAAAGATGTAGGGATGAATAGCAGTGAAGGCGTTTTCCAGAACGGCGAGTGGTGGCGAATCGTTACCGCAATTACGGTCCACGCCGATCTTGCCCACCTCGCAGGGAATCTATTAGGCATCGCGCTTTTCACGTACCTATGTTGCCGATACATGGGAAACGGGCTCGCCTGGTTTCTGATCGTGCTGGTGGCCAGTTTTGCCAATTTGACAAACGGCTATATCCGCTTGGGCGAACCCTTTTTCTCACTGGGAGCCTCAACCGCGGTTTTCGCTGCTTTAGGTCTTTTGGCCGGTTTCCCAGTGGGCACGTTTTTGAAAACGCGAGACCCCATGCAAAACAGGGACTGGCTGATACCCTTTTTCGGTGGCTGTATCCTGTTCGCCTGGATGGGAGGAGGGGAGTTTCCCACCGATGTGATGGGGCACGTGCTCTCTTTTGCATTCGGCACTGTGTTAGCCATTGGAATCGCTGGGACTTCAATCCCCTCTAAACTTAACGCACTCCATCAAAAAGCGCTGCTATTAACTTCTTGGGGACTGATAGTCTTCAGTTGGTGGTTAGCTCTGCTTTAA
- a CDS encoding DUF1501 domain-containing protein — translation MGDQPVAGSEPARCLGLERLTYRFQGRDFRLTDVHGKVVHDIIA, via the coding sequence ATGGGAGATCAACCAGTCGCAGGAAGCGAACCGGCTAGGTGCCTCGGTCTAGAGCGTCTCACCTACCGTTTCCAGGGCCGGGATTTCAGACTCACCGACGTGCACGGAAAAGTGGTACACGACATTATCGCGTAA
- a CDS encoding Nramp family divalent metal transporter, with protein sequence MSDIQEAPKDAKGILKQLGPGLIVSANIVGSGELIVTTKLGADVGFILLWFIILGCLIKVFLQVELGRYTLSKGKTALEALNSVPGPKAGVSWLVWLWFLMFVATFFQLSGMVGGIAQVAGLAGSSFSNTSLAILITGSCAILLFVGRYLFIEKFATSMIAFFTIFTIFAVLSLYWTDYGITAQNIQEGLSFRLPDQFVIAFAAFGVIGIGAAELIYYPYWCLEKGYARHVGPDDGSEAWIERARGWMRVLKWDAFVSMVIYTGATVAFYLLGAAVLNGKNIGVTNDNLMINLSELYSTSFGVVGLWIFVIGAFTVLYSTIFIATASNSRLATDFFHLLKLVKIDSEADRIRWTKVACVALPALYCIFYLSVGKPVTLVTIGAVAQALMLPFLSFAALFFLYYKTHEALRPPITWVVFLWTSAVLMTTVGVFQLMKEIEKLG encoded by the coding sequence ATGTCAGATATTCAAGAAGCCCCTAAAGACGCCAAAGGAATCCTGAAACAACTCGGCCCTGGCCTAATCGTTTCTGCTAATATCGTCGGTTCCGGCGAATTAATCGTCACCACTAAGCTTGGGGCAGACGTCGGCTTTATTCTACTCTGGTTCATCATTTTGGGCTGTCTCATCAAGGTCTTCCTGCAAGTCGAGCTCGGTCGCTATACCCTCTCCAAGGGGAAGACCGCCCTCGAGGCCCTGAATTCTGTCCCAGGACCTAAGGCAGGCGTTTCCTGGCTGGTCTGGCTTTGGTTTCTGATGTTCGTAGCCACGTTCTTCCAGCTCTCCGGAATGGTGGGTGGAATCGCTCAAGTGGCGGGCTTAGCGGGATCATCGTTTTCCAATACCAGTCTCGCAATACTCATCACGGGCTCCTGTGCCATCCTGCTTTTTGTCGGGCGGTATTTATTTATAGAGAAATTCGCGACCTCGATGATCGCATTTTTCACGATCTTCACGATTTTCGCCGTCCTCTCGCTCTACTGGACGGACTATGGAATCACCGCTCAGAATATCCAGGAAGGACTGTCCTTTCGTTTGCCCGACCAGTTTGTCATAGCCTTCGCCGCCTTTGGAGTCATTGGAATCGGTGCCGCAGAATTAATCTACTACCCCTACTGGTGTCTGGAAAAAGGATACGCTCGGCATGTGGGTCCTGACGATGGGAGCGAAGCCTGGATCGAACGCGCTCGGGGCTGGATGCGGGTGCTCAAGTGGGATGCGTTTGTCTCGATGGTCATCTACACGGGCGCCACGGTCGCCTTCTACCTGCTTGGAGCGGCCGTTCTTAATGGAAAGAACATTGGCGTGACTAATGACAATCTCATGATCAATCTGTCCGAGTTGTACAGTACATCCTTCGGAGTAGTAGGATTATGGATATTTGTCATCGGTGCCTTTACGGTGCTATACTCCACCATTTTCATTGCTACAGCCTCCAACAGCCGCCTCGCTACCGATTTTTTCCATCTCCTTAAACTGGTAAAGATAGACTCGGAAGCAGACCGGATCCGCTGGACCAAAGTCGCTTGTGTCGCCCTTCCCGCCCTCTACTGCATCTTTTATCTTTCTGTCGGGAAACCCGTTACTCTCGTGACGATCGGAGCGGTGGCCCAAGCCCTTATGCTTCCCTTCCTGAGTTTCGCCGCCCTTTTTTTCCTCTATTACAAAACCCACGAAGCCTTACGGCCCCCGATTACATGGGTCGTGTTTCTTTGGACCTCAGCGGTATTGATGACAACGGTGGGCGTCTTCCAGCTGATGAAAGAAATCGAGAAACTCGGGTAA
- a CDS encoding sulfatase family protein yields the protein MSPSCTSAFSILIFLAGIPVLSAEKPNVIVIMADDMGYGDVSAYGADTFRTPHIDQLAAEGQMFTSGYCSASTCTPTRYSFLTGTYAFRHPNTGIAPPNSPAVVKPGTETIASILSTVGYKTAVIGKWHLGLGGPDGPDWNGELKPGPREIGFDYNFLLPTTNDRVPQVYVENSRVLNLDQNDPLWVGDEKPSPDHPTGITHRDTLKMDWSHGHNSTIHNGISRIGFYTGGHAARFRDEDLADEWVKQSNNWIEDNKDGPFFLFFASHDLHVPRIPHERFQGVTSLGYRADSIVQFDWCVGELMKTLDRIGIAEDTLVVFCSDNGPVMDDGYEDLALENLGSHRAAGPYTGGKYSIYEGGTRTPFITRWKGKIKPGVSDEMVSTIDLVASLAALTGAKIPDDAALDSYNVIDALLGKSGAEGRDHLVQQDNGRGNNYGLRVGDWKLQRHDSKTARNVVVETKLASTKVNQYRLYDLSKDPEEKNDLYQKRPRIAKRLTEQLAEIIDSGRSR from the coding sequence ATGAGTCCGTCCTGCACATCAGCCTTCTCTATCCTAATCTTTCTCGCCGGAATTCCCGTTCTTTCTGCTGAGAAGCCAAATGTCATTGTCATCATGGCGGATGATATGGGTTACGGAGATGTGTCAGCCTATGGAGCGGATACATTTCGCACTCCACACATAGACCAGCTGGCGGCTGAGGGACAGATGTTCACGAGTGGGTACTGTTCTGCGTCGACCTGCACGCCAACCCGTTATTCCTTCCTGACTGGAACCTACGCATTCCGGCACCCCAACACCGGTATTGCGCCGCCGAACAGCCCTGCAGTTGTCAAACCGGGAACTGAGACGATCGCTTCCATTTTAAGCACTGTGGGCTATAAGACTGCCGTTATCGGTAAATGGCATTTAGGCCTCGGGGGTCCGGATGGTCCGGATTGGAATGGTGAACTCAAGCCTGGGCCCAGGGAAATTGGATTCGACTACAATTTTCTTCTACCCACAACAAACGACCGTGTTCCTCAGGTTTATGTGGAGAACAGCCGCGTTCTAAATCTAGACCAGAATGATCCTCTGTGGGTAGGAGACGAGAAACCTAGTCCCGATCACCCGACGGGCATCACGCATCGAGACACGCTCAAAATGGATTGGTCGCACGGGCACAACTCGACGATTCACAACGGCATTAGTCGTATTGGTTTCTACACGGGGGGACATGCGGCCCGTTTTCGCGATGAGGATTTGGCCGATGAATGGGTGAAGCAGTCCAACAATTGGATCGAGGACAACAAAGACGGACCCTTCTTCCTCTTTTTTGCTTCTCACGACTTACACGTTCCTCGCATCCCCCACGAGAGATTCCAAGGTGTGACATCGCTTGGCTACCGGGCTGACTCAATCGTACAATTTGACTGGTGCGTTGGGGAGTTAATGAAAACACTCGATCGCATTGGCATTGCGGAAGATACACTCGTCGTTTTCTGCTCTGACAATGGACCTGTAATGGATGATGGATACGAAGACTTGGCTCTGGAGAATCTCGGGTCGCATCGAGCAGCTGGCCCGTACACAGGCGGTAAGTACAGCATCTATGAGGGGGGCACCCGAACGCCCTTCATCACTCGCTGGAAAGGAAAGATCAAGCCGGGTGTCTCCGATGAAATGGTCTCGACGATTGATCTCGTGGCCAGTCTCGCCGCTTTGACGGGAGCGAAAATCCCGGATGACGCTGCTCTCGACAGCTATAACGTGATCGATGCGCTTCTTGGGAAGTCCGGTGCGGAAGGGCGCGACCACCTTGTTCAGCAAGACAACGGCAGGGGTAACAACTATGGCCTGAGAGTCGGCGACTGGAAACTGCAGCGTCACGATTCGAAAACCGCTCGCAACGTGGTCGTCGAGACGAAGTTGGCGAGTACGAAGGTCAACCAATACCGACTCTACGACCTTTCCAAAGACCCAGAGGAAAAGAACGATCTATACCAAAAACGCCCAAGGATTGCCAAGCGATTGACCGAGCAACTCGCAGAAATTATAGATTCGGGACGCAGTCGATAG
- a CDS encoding sulfatase-like hydrolase/transferase has protein sequence MLRPKSDPRLSSCFLIGLFLSLSASLYSAEKLNVILIMADDSAVDNYSCYGSDFFSSPRIDSLADTGARFNYCYSEPVCTSSRVKIMTGRDGVRNYVNFGILDKGETTFADMLKSAGYATAVAGKWQLHAEPNGSLPEDCGFDSYCLWNFPGTTLDRYWNPSLNQNGKILETTEEDYGPDIVSDFIVDFIETNQDRPFFAYYPMILVHNPFPETPDSQPTTAEEAKFSKGLKNYRDMIAYADKMVGKLVDTVDRLGLREKTVFIFTADNGTNRTLSYPFRGSERTGEKAFATEGGYHVPLVVNCPTVVPAGIVSNDLVDFSDVLPTLAELSGAELPDVALDGQSFWPQSLGKAGNPRQWITQYYYPKYKPAAEKHGQGVRNREIIWSQNQYYKLYQDGSFYAVADRHEVDSIKLGEATAFAEKTRKMLQKAIKSVPQTGQMLNAEAGP, from the coding sequence ATGCTCAGACCCAAGAGTGACCCACGCCTTTCGAGCTGCTTTCTTATTGGCTTGTTCCTTAGCCTATCGGCGAGTCTTTACTCTGCGGAGAAGCTTAACGTCATTCTGATCATGGCGGATGATTCGGCCGTCGACAATTACAGCTGCTACGGGAGCGACTTTTTCAGTTCGCCTCGCATCGACTCACTTGCAGATACTGGGGCTCGCTTCAATTATTGCTATTCCGAGCCGGTTTGCACCTCCAGTCGGGTCAAGATAATGACCGGAAGAGACGGAGTGCGCAACTACGTCAACTTTGGTATTCTGGATAAAGGGGAGACGACCTTCGCTGATATGTTGAAGTCAGCCGGCTACGCCACGGCTGTGGCGGGCAAGTGGCAGTTGCATGCGGAACCGAATGGATCGCTGCCGGAAGACTGCGGATTCGATAGCTACTGTCTCTGGAATTTTCCAGGCACGACGCTCGACCGCTATTGGAATCCGAGCCTCAATCAGAACGGTAAGATTCTCGAGACAACCGAAGAGGATTACGGGCCTGATATCGTATCCGATTTCATAGTGGACTTTATTGAAACCAATCAGGATCGACCGTTTTTCGCTTACTATCCCATGATTCTGGTCCATAATCCTTTTCCGGAAACGCCCGATAGCCAACCCACTACGGCAGAAGAAGCGAAGTTTTCAAAAGGTCTCAAGAACTACCGGGATATGATCGCCTATGCGGACAAAATGGTAGGCAAGCTGGTTGACACGGTTGATCGACTGGGATTGCGTGAGAAAACGGTATTCATCTTCACCGCAGACAACGGGACGAACCGTACACTCAGCTATCCTTTTAGGGGTTCTGAGCGGACAGGGGAGAAGGCCTTCGCCACCGAAGGCGGGTATCATGTGCCGCTCGTTGTCAATTGCCCCACCGTTGTTCCGGCGGGAATTGTCTCGAACGACTTAGTCGATTTTTCCGATGTTCTTCCTACCTTGGCAGAGCTAAGTGGTGCTGAATTACCAGACGTCGCATTGGATGGTCAAAGCTTCTGGCCGCAATCCCTTGGAAAGGCAGGCAATCCGCGGCAGTGGATCACTCAGTACTACTATCCCAAATACAAGCCGGCCGCAGAAAAGCATGGTCAAGGAGTCCGTAATCGCGAAATCATCTGGTCGCAAAATCAGTACTATAAACTCTACCAAGACGGTTCTTTCTATGCGGTTGCGGATCGACACGAGGTAGACTCGATTAAGCTAGGAGAAGCGACCGCGTTTGCCGAGAAAACAAGGAAGATGCTGCAAAAAGCCATTAAATCCGTACCTCAAACGGGGCAAATGCTCAACGCGGAGGCGGGTCCCTGA